TGGCACCGGCGTTCCCATTGAGACCGGTCCCGCTGTTGGCACCTGTATCCCCGAAGGTCAGGGTGCCGTAGTTGGCGATCTGTCCGTCGTTGGTCACCTGGCTGCTGCCGTCCAGGATATTCAGTGTTCCATAGTTGGTCACATAGCCCTTGATGTCACCGGTATAAATGGTCAGGGTTCCTCCCGGCTCCACGACGATGACCGGCGTTCCGCTGAATTTCAAGGTATTGATGGTCAGGTTGCCGCAAACATAAAGGGTTCCCTTGAGGGTGAGGTTCGTCAGGGAAAGGGCTGTGGAACTGTTATAATAATAGGTCGTTCCGGCGGCCAGCGTGCCCGTGGTGGCAGCAGTGAGGGCCGTACCGGACGTGATGGGGCAGGCGGCACTGGCGAAGGGGATGGGGACCGGACACTGGGCTATTAGTGTTCTAAAACCCATACAGAGGCAGCAAGTTATCAAGAGCGCTTTCATAAGATTACACGGATCATTGGTACATAAAGTTAAACATTGGGATCCGGGAATAAATGTAGGAATGACAACTATCAGGGATCGGCTACAGCCATGTAGTAAAAGTTCTAAAAATTTGATCGACAGACTGTTAGGCCCTTACCTGGCCCCCTTGGTCGAATACCCCTATCTTTGACGGACATCAATCCTTTTAAACCGGCGATGGAGACCAAAAAGCGCATATTGCTAGCCGACGACGATCGCGAGGACCAGTTCATTATTGCGGAGGCATTCGAGGAGATCGGGGTGAAAGACATCCTCCACTTCGTGGAGAATGGAGAGCATGTCCTGGCTTGGCTTGAAACATGCGCCGCGGAAGGTACGCTGCCGGAGCTCATCGTTTTGGACCTGAACATGCCCAAGATGAATGGCACCCAAACCCTGCTCCGGCTGAAAGAGGACGAACGCTTCCGGCATATCCCGGTGATCATCTATTCCACTTCCCTCAACAATATCGAAAGGGATGAATGCATCCGCCTGGGTGCACATTCTTATGTGATCAAAGGGATCACGTTTAACGAGTGTAAAAACATTGCAAAGACTTTATACGATTGTTGCACGGAGCTTTCCTGATATATGGACAAAAACGATTACGCTATGCGGCAGGCCCTGGATCAACTGCGCCGGTATACAGAGCAGATCCATTTGGGCGGCGGCGCGAAAGCCATCGCGCGCCAGAAAGAAAAAAACAAACTTACGCCCCGGGAACGGCTGGCCTACCTCCTGGACAAGGATAAACCCTTTATAGAGATCGGCGCCTTTGCCGGTTGGGAGATGTACGAGGAAGAGGGCGGTTGTCCCGCCGGGGGCACCGTGGGGGGTATCGGTTATGTCAGCGGCCGCCAGTGTGTGATCGTGGCCAATGACCAGACCGTAAAGGCGGGCGCCTGGTTTCCCATTACCGGTAAGAAAAACCTGCGGCTCCAGGAGATCGCGATGGAGAACCGCCTGCCGGTCATCTATCTCGTGGACAGTGCGGGGGTTTTTCTCCCCATGCAGGACGAGATCTTCCCGGACAAAGAACATTTCGGCCGCATTTTCCGTAACAACGCCCGCATGAGTGCTATGGGGATCACCCAGATCGCCGCGGTCATGGGCGCTTGTGTGGCGGGTGGGGCCTACCTGCCCATCATGAGTGATGAAACCCTGATGGTGGAAGGCAACGGTTCCATCTTCCTGGCCGGTCCCTACCTGGTCAAGGCCGCCATCGGTGAAGACGTCGACGCGGAGACCCTGGGCGGGGCCGTTACCCATACCGAACGTTCCGGTATTGCGGACTATAAATTCCCCACCGAACAGGCCTGCCTGGACGAGGTCCGGAAGATTATCAGTCGTCTGGGCGCCTCGGCCAGTGCGGGGTTTGACCGTATACAGCCTGCACTGCCGGCCCGGGAAGGGTTGTACGGGCTGATCCCCGAAAACGGGGCAAAAGCCTACGACATGCGCACGCTCATCGAATGCCTCGTGGACGATTCGGCTTTCGACGAATTCAAAAAGGACTATGGTAAGACCCTGCTCTGTGGTTACGCCCGCATAGACGGCTGGGCCGTGGGCATCGTAGCCAACCAACGCACGATGGTCAAAAACAGGAAAGGGGAAATGCAGATGGGCGGCGTGATCTACCACGACAGCGCCGACAAGGCCGCCCGGTTTATCCTGAACTGCAACCAGAAAAAAATACCCCTGGTGTTTCTCCAGGACGTCACCGGCTTTATGGTCGGCAGCCGGAGCGAACACGAAGGGATCATCAAGGATGGGGCAAAGATGGTCAATGCCGTAGCCAACTCCGTCGTACCGAAGTTTACGATCGTCGTGGGCAACTCTTATGGTGCGGGGAACTACGCCATGTGTGGCAAAGCCTACGACCCCCGGTTTATCTACGCGTGGCCGAATGCCAAGATCGCGGTCATGGGCGGTGAACAGGCGGCCAAAACGCTGCTGCAGATACAGGTGGCATCGTTAAAGGCGCAAGGACGAAGCATCAGCCCGGAAGAAGAAAAAACGCTGCTGGAGTCCATCACCCGGCGGTATCAATCCCAGACGACGCCCTATTATGCCGCTGCCCGTCTTTGGGTGGATGGGATCATAGATCCGCTGGAAACACGGAAGGTTTTGTCGGAGGGGTTGGCCGCGGCCGATCAAAGCCCCATTACGGAGCCCATGCGGGTGGGGGTGTTTCAGGTATAAACGGCGCGCGCCTAGTGCGCACCGATCGCGGCTCCCGCCTGGCGGCGCCAGAGGGCGTATCCCCCGAAAAGTAGGGCAGAGAAAAGGACGGTGGCATACAGGCTACCCCGGAAGAAGGGCAACCCGTCTTCCATGGCCAGTACAAATCCGGCCCAGGTATGCGGACGGTGCCATCCGCCGCCGGCAGCCCAGGTGGCCGCATTGGAAGCGAAGAAATACAGAACGGGTCCGGCCAGGGCGCCCAACGCGATCTGAAGGAGGTTCCTTTCGGCCACGAACCAACCCAGCACGGTCAGGCCGGTAAAAAGAACGTAATTGACCCATTGCCCGTCATAAAATCCCTGCATGTCGGTCATCCCGGCGTTGTGAAGGAGTTGGAACAATAAGTCGGAAAGAAACATTGACCCCAGCGGAAGGAGAAACGATAATTTTTTGTCCTTGACCACCGACCCGCTGAACAAAGCCATGGCGATCTGGGGCGCAAAACCCCAGGGACGGCTGGGGATCAACCTGTATAACGCACTGACAAGCAGCAACACTGCAAAGATCAAAAGGAGTTGTCCGCTTTTTTTCATTTCTTCCCGGGTTTGACACAAAAATACGAATTTTAGCCGGTGAGCGACACTATGGATACCGGCAAAACAGGGGAGATCCTGGCCGCAGATTATTACCGTTCCCGGGGCTTTAACGTGCTAGAGCTGAACTGGAGGCATTCTTATTATGAAATAGACCTAGTCGCCGCCGGCGAAGGCGTGCTCCACGTCGTGGAAGTCAAGACCCGCCGGGGCGGTTCGTACGGCTTCCCGGAGGAGTCGATCGATCACAGGAAACTGTACCGGCTGATGAAGGCGGGGGTGCGCTATCAGCAGCAGCATCCGCAGTGGAAGCGTATCCAGTACGATGTGCTGTCCATACGGTTGCACGCCGGTGCGCCGCCGGAATACTTTTTGATTGAGGATGTGTACGCCTAGAAGTCCGCGACGACGCCCGTATAGTTCTGCGGCGTAATCTTTTTCAGCTCCGCTTTAAGCTTCGCATCGACGTCGAGCCCGTCGATAAACGCATGCATACTCTCCCGGTTAATCCCCGAAGCCCCGCGTGTTAACGCCTTGAGCGCCTCATAAGGATTGGGATATTGCTCCCGGCGGAGGACCGTCTGCACGGCCTCGGCCACCACCGCCCAGTTGTCTTCCAGGTCCTGGTGCAGGACGTCCGGGTTGAGGATCAGTTTTTCCAGGCCCCGTTCGATCGAGCGGATGGAGAGCAGGGAATGGGCAAGGGGAACCCCCAGGTTGCGCAATACCGTGGAGTCGGTCAGGTCGCGCTGGAGACGGGACACCGGAAGCTTGGCCGACAGGTGTTCGAACAAGGCATTGGCCAGCCCGAGGTTGCCCTCGGCGTTTTCGAAATCGATGGGGTTGACCTTGTGTGGCATGGCGCTCGATCCTATTTCCCCTTCCTTGATCTTTTGTTTGAAGTAGTCCATCGAGATATAGGTCCAGATATCCCGGCAAAGGTCGATGAGGGTGGTATTGATGCGTTTCAGCGCGTCGAACTGGGCCGCCAGTCCGTCATAATGTTCGATCTGGGTGGTAAACTGCTGGCGCGCCAGCCCAAGCCTTTCGTTGACGAAGCTGTTCCCGAAGGCGATCCAGTCGGTGGCGGGGTAGGCGATGTGGTGGGCGTTGAAGTTCCCGGTGGCACCCCCGAACTTTGCGCCAAAGGGCATTTGACCAAACAGCTCCGCCTGTCCGCGAAGGCGTTCCACGAAGACCATGAATTCCTTGCCCAACCGGGTAGGAGAGGCCGGTTGCCCATGGGTACGGGCCAGCATCGGAATGTCCTTCCACGCCTGTGCGAGACCGGCGAGGTTGGCAATAAGCCCGGAGATGGCGGGTTGCCACTCTTGGGTAAGCCCGTCTTTCCAACTCAGCGGGATCGCGGTATTGTTGATGTCCTGGGATGTCAGGCCGAAGTGGACCCATTCTTTGATGGCGCCCGCGCCCGCCTCGTCCAGGACGGATTTGATAAAGTATTCGACGGCTTTTATGTCGTGGTTGGTGATTTTCTCGATGTCCTTGATCTTCGCTGCCTGGGCGGTGGTAAATCCATCCATCAAACCGGTTAACGCAGCGCGGGCCGGTTCAGAAAGCGCCACAAACCCCGCCTCGCTCAGATGGAACAGGTATTCTACCTCGATCCTGACCCGGTAGCGGATCAAACCGAATTCGGAGAAATAGCCGTCCAGGCGTTCCACCTGCCGGCGGTAACGGCCATCGATAGGCGAAATGGCAGTGAGCGATTGAAGATCCATTGACGTATTTTTGCGCAAAATTACCTAAAACCCTCAAGCATTGGAAAAGATTTGGAAGGTGGGCGCTGTGAGCTATCTGAATACCAAACCCCTTTTGTACGGCATTTTGCGGTCCCCCCAGGTGATGCGTCGCCTGGAGCTGACCATAGACTATCCCTCCATCATTGCCCAGGACCTGGTCACGGGTGATTCCGATATGGGCCTGGTGCCCGTCGCCATCATCCCCCGCCTGAAGGAGCACCACATCAACGGGGGATACTGCATCGGGACGGAGGGAGAGGTCGCCTCCGTTTGTCTTTTTAGCGAGGTTCCCATGGAGGACATACAAACGGTCCTCTTGGATTACCAATCCAGGACCTCGGTGGCGCTGCTCAAGGTCCTGCTGAGGTTCCATTGGAAACGGACCCCTACGTTTGTCAATACCCATGAAGACTACCGCTCCCGGATCAAAGGTACGACGGCGGGGCTGGTTATTGGCGACCGGGCACTCGAACAGCGGAAAATATCCCCTTATATCTATGACCTGGGGGCGGCTTGGAAGGCTTTTACCGGTTTGCCCTTTGTTTTTGCGGCCTGGATCAGCAACCGTCCCCTGGACGAGGCTTTTATCCGGATCTTCGATGAAGCCTGCGGGGTGGGCTTCCGGGAGCTGAACAGCGTCCTTGCAGAAAACCCTTACCCGGTGTACGACCTGCAGACGTACTACACCCGCAATATTTCCTATGAACTGACCCCGAAAAAACGCGAGGGATTGACCCTTTTCTTACAGTATATCAATGAGTTACAGGGTGGCTAGTACTCCGCACCGGATTTGTGTACCTTTGTAGGTAATGACATCCGTGTGCGTAGGACGGCTTACCCTGAACCTGGCGCTACTGCTGTGCGCAGGAGTGGCCCGGGCGCAGCTATCAGCCGCCTTCAACCACCCTGATACCGTTTGTCTAGGCGCCCCTGTAACCCTTACCAATCAATCGACGGGCGCGACATCTTACAGTTGGAATTTCTGCAACGCCTATACGGATACCGTGGGGAACAACGTCCCGGGCTGCCCGGATCCAGCGCTAACAGTATACAGCGGCGCTACCCCCCCTGCCTTTTCCTACTCCATACCGGGAACCTATACCGTTTGTCTCACGGCAACGGCTGGGGCCGCCACCGCCCAGGCGTGTCACCCCATCGTCGTCAAACGGGCGCCCACCATCGTTTTTGGTACGGATACTTTTTTCTGCGCGGGTCAGACCGCGGTGTTGAACGCGCCGGTCAGCCCCGGTATCAAAAATACCTGGAACACCGGCTCCGACTCGAACCAACTAACCATCACCGTTCCGGGGACGTACAGCCTGACCTCCACCTACTATGGCTGTACCCTCAGCCAGACCACCACCGCGGCGGAATTGGCCAATCCTTCCGTCCAGCTGCCCAAGGACACCGTTTTCTGCGACTCCGGTGTCCTGAAGTACACGACCAACCAACCGGTGACTTTTATCTGGAACACCGGGTCCATTGCCGATACCGCCTTGGTCACCACCAGTGGGACCTATTGGCTCCAGCTCAACGAACGAGGCTGCACGGCCCTGGACTCGATCCATTGCAAGGTCGTCCCCACCCATTCGCTGACCCTTGGGAAGGATACCAGCTTTTGCGGACCCGGTCGTCTGATCTACCATCCCCAGGATTCGGTAGGGGTTACCTACCTGTGGAACACAGGTTCGGATTCCAGCAGCACGGCCGTGCTGTCCAGCGGAACCTACACGCTGGCCTACATGGACACCGGTTGTACGGCCACGGCCAGCATCCAGTGTACGGTCATCCCCAAACCCCATATTCCCTTCCCCGCCGATACCACCTTCTGCGACTCGGGGATGCTGCGCTATACCACGCTTTTGCCGGTGACCTATTACTGGAATACAGGAGCCACGGGGGACAGTTTGGAAGTCACCGCAAGCGGATTGTATAAACTGATCGCCGACAATAACGGATGCGCCGACACCAGCACCATACAGGCTACGGTGGCCCAGGCCCCCGTTGTCGTGCTACCCGCCGACACCACGTTTTGCGGACCCGGGGTACTCCGGTATGTCAGCCCCTTGTCCGTTACGTATAGCTGGAACACCGGTTCCGCGAGTGCTGTAACGACAGTCACCACCACCGGATTGTATACCCTTACCGTCGACAACAGCGGCTGTACCGCCACAGGGACCAGCCAGGTAACGGTCAAGCCCGTGCCACAGGTGGACCTGGGCAACGATACCGCCGTCTGTCTCTCCAAACCTTTTGTGCTCGACGCCGGTGACCCGGGGGACACCTATCTGTGGCAGGATGGGAGCACGGGACAAATGTATGCCGTCACCCAGGCCGGCGCTTATACGGTAACGGTTACGGATAACGGTTGCAGCGCCTCGTCCACCATCCACGTCTCCGCGGCGGATGTCCCCTACATTACCTTAGGCGGTCCCCAGCCCATCTGCCCCGGCGAAACCATCGTCCTGCAGGCCAACCCGGACACCGCGGCGTATACCTATACCTGGCAGGACGGCACCACCGGTCCCACCCACGCGGTCACGGTCCCGGGTATCTATACCGTCACCGCCACGGACGCCTGTACGACCTATACCGCTTCGGTAGACGTGCAAACGGGTGTTTGTGTGGTACGCGTTCCTAACGCATTCACACCCAACGGCGATGGCTACAATGACGTCTTCAGGGTCCTCGGCACCGAGGTCGTGGACCAGTTCTCGCTGACGATCTATGACCGCTGGGGCAGAACGGTTTATGCATCACGGGATAAAGAAGCGGGATGGGATGGGGGCGCCTATCCGACCGGCACCTATGTATATGAGCTTCATTTCCGGTATGCGTTGACCGGTAGTGCGTATATGCAGAAGGGGACAATCCTGCTGGCGAGGTAATATAATTACTATATTCGCAGATCACTTCAAAACTCGCTAAAACCACACAACATCATGAACCGAATCCTGCTTGGACTCGTAGCCATCGCGGTGGCAGCCAGCCTTACCCTACCCAATAGCGGCTGTAGCAAAACAAAAACGGTAACGGACACGGTTACCGTAAAAGACACGACCATCGTACGCGACACGTTGAAAGTACCTTATGACACGACGTACCGCCACATCAACGACAGCCTTTGGGCCTATTACCCGCTTAATGGTAACCTGGGTGACTCCTCCGGGAACAACCACGCCCTGACCCTGTTCAGCGGCGCGGCGCTGGGCATTGACATGTGGGGCAACCCCCAAAGTGCCCTGGATTTTCCGGGCGGCACCGCTCGCGGTTTGATTGCCGATGGAGGTAATTTCACTGCACCCAGCTGGTCGGTATCTTTCTTGGGGATGTACAGGACCACCCACATCGGGTTCTTCTTCACAAAGATCAACTACACGGACGCCACCGGTTATTCAATGGCCATCGGAACCGACCCTGTGGCTATCCCGGATACGATACGGATTGTACTAAGTGGAAATACCCCGGCAAATACCTGTACCAATGTGGGGTCCGTTACCAGTTATATTCTATTGGATTCTACCGGCCCCAAACTGCAGACGGATGCATGGTATCATGTGGTGGCCACTTTCTCCGCCGGTGTTTTGAAAATGTATATCAACGGCGTGCTTGTCAGCCAGCAAACCGAGCCCATTACCCAACTGGCCTATTGTTCGAATGCAGGGTTTAATTTGGGGAACTGGTGGTCACAGGACAATGGTCCGGCGCTGAACGGGAAAATCGATGAGCTTCGCATCTACACCCGGGCCATCAGCGCGACGGAGGTTTCGTATCTGTACAACAAGATCCCGAAATTCTAGAACCAGGTTACTGGAACCGTAACGGAATATCCGCTTTACCCGGCTCGTTGGGATGATCCAACCCGGGTAGCGGATATTCCCCTTTAAAGGGAGAAAGGTTCGCAGGCAGCAGGGATTTGTGCACAAAAGTCACCTCCAGTGCCTTGGGGATTCCGGTGCCGGGTATGAGGCCTGTATAGTTGTTGCCGTGCACATGGGTCAGGACGAATTCGCGGCCAGCCTCGCGCATGATCCGGGCAAACGAATCCCAAAGGATGTCCAGGTCGTGAAATTCGATCGCCATTCCGCTCAGCAAACGGCCATGACGGAGGACGTCATCCATAATGCGGAACTCGGACAGTTCTATGTCGATTTTCAGGAAAACCGATTGGTCAGGCAGACCCGCCGGCAATTGCGCCACCACGTCGTCAAAAGGCACGAAGACCCCTTCCCGGGTGTTGGACACCCCCAGTTGAAAAAAACGGTGCCGCACCCCGTCGAAAAATTGGGGAAAGGTGCGATCGGTTTTACGGGCATTCCGGGCATATCCATAGACCAGCTTCCAAAGTGCGGGCGCCTCGGCGGGGCTTTTGAGCAGACGCAGCAGGAACTTTATCGAAAACAGGTAGAGGACGCGGCTGATGTATTCCTTGTGAAAGATATCCCTGGAAACGGAAAAATCGTATCCATGGACCAAAAGGTCATCGCCCGCCTTGCGGGCGAAATCTTCTTCGAAGGACCAATCGGCATTGATCCCCAGCCCCACCAGGACCTTGGTGGGCCCCAGGATGCAGCGGTTGATAACATACCCGCCGTCCTGGTCCTGGCCAAAACGCATCAGGTCGGTGGTGGCGTACGGATGGATCAGCTCGGGGTCGTAGTGGGTCAAGACTTAGTGATTTTCAGGACGAGGATGACATTGTAGTCGATGACACAATTGCTGGCAAAAAGCGTGCTATACCGGATACCCTCGATCTTGTCCAGGGCCGCCAGCATAAAGTCCTGACCCATGTCGGCGTGGACGTGGTACATATTCAGCGGCTGGCCGGTCTTTCTACATTGGGCTTCGTATTTGACCTGGTCCGGAAAAACGAGGATAAGGGTGCCGTTTGACTTGAGGATGCGGATAAATTTACGAAGGCCTGCCCTGGTGTCTGCAAAGTCTTCGATGAGGTGGCTCGTATATACGTAGTCGTACGTATTGTCGGGAACGGGGATTTCGTCTTTGATGACGTCGCACCCGATGTCTACTTTGTCCTTCCCGGTATGTGCATAGGGTTGCGGGAAATCGATCCCGGCACAGCGTTCTTTTTTGATTTTGTCGCCTCCAAAACCTATATCACAGCCGTCTCCCACGCAATACTCCAGCACCAGGTGTCTCACCTTGGAGGTCTCTGAAGGATAGTGCAAGGGGATACCCAGCTTTCTTTTCACTTTTCTTACGAGCGTGTTCAGCATATATACTTTTGTCTCAGTGTAACAATGGCGTCGAGGACTCCTTCAGTGGTGTGCAGGCTGCACACCGGGATACCCTCGTTCCCCACGAGCCGGCACACCATGGTTTCGGGATCCGGGGCTTCGTGGAAACAACCCGCATAAGGGCAGGCGCCTTGCAAGATAAGGCCTTTCCATAACTCGGGAAAATGGCGGTATAACGGGTTCACCGCGCCGAAGAATACGATCGACGGGACCCCCAGGGCCGCGGCGATATGGCTGGGGCCGGAATCCAGGCCGATAAAAAGGGCGGCGTTGTGCAGCAGGGCCATCATTTCCCGTAGTGTGGTCTCTTTATGGGCAACGCCTTCGATGGGGGCGGGGTTCTTCCCCAACTGGTAGACCGCATAGCCTTCCCCGGCGAGGTAGGCCGACACCTGGTTCCAGTCGATCCCGTACACCTTCCGGTAGTTTTTGTCTGTAAAGGATTCGAGGTGTAAAACCACATACGGTTTTGGCGGGTGAAGGGCTTTCTCCGATGCACTCAAATACAGCCGGGGATACTCGCGGACGAGGGGGAGGCCGGCCTTTGCCTGGTAGGCTTCGAGAAAATGCCGGTGGGGAGACTGTTCATAAGCGTCGTCCAGGACAACGGTCCTCCAGCGGATGCCCAGCCTTACCAGGATCTTCCTCCAAAAAGGCAGGGAAGACCTGAAACGGACGTTGGACAGCGGATAGTTCAGGAAAAGGTCGTTGAATTTGGTGACCACCGTTAGCCGCCGGTGACGGGCAGCCAGCGCCCTGATCACAGGCTCGGTCCACAATACGTCCCCCAATGCCCTTTTTCTCACCAAATACACTTGTTTCGACGGTTTTAGGGGCCGAAAATAAGGATTTCGTTTATTTTCGCCGCCGATATGCCTGAACCGCTTATCAGTATATGTATCCCGGCCTACCGGAGGGTAGCCTACCTGGAACGGTTGCTGCACAGCATCGCCCGCCAGGATCATGCACCTTTCGAGGTGGTGTTGACCGACGATAGCCCCGACGACAGCGTCCGGGAACTGGCCGGCCGTTTCCAGGACAAGCTTCCGTTGCGGTATATAAAAAATCCCGTGGCCCTGG
This sequence is a window from Dinghuibacter silviterrae. Protein-coding genes within it:
- a CDS encoding response regulator, whose translation is MTDINPFKPAMETKKRILLADDDREDQFIIAEAFEEIGVKDILHFVENGEHVLAWLETCAAEGTLPELIVLDLNMPKMNGTQTLLRLKEDERFRHIPVIIYSTSLNNIERDECIRLGAHSYVIKGITFNECKNIAKTLYDCCTELS
- a CDS encoding acyl-CoA carboxylase subunit beta; the encoded protein is MDKNDYAMRQALDQLRRYTEQIHLGGGAKAIARQKEKNKLTPRERLAYLLDKDKPFIEIGAFAGWEMYEEEGGCPAGGTVGGIGYVSGRQCVIVANDQTVKAGAWFPITGKKNLRLQEIAMENRLPVIYLVDSAGVFLPMQDEIFPDKEHFGRIFRNNARMSAMGITQIAAVMGACVAGGAYLPIMSDETLMVEGNGSIFLAGPYLVKAAIGEDVDAETLGGAVTHTERSGIADYKFPTEQACLDEVRKIISRLGASASAGFDRIQPALPAREGLYGLIPENGAKAYDMRTLIECLVDDSAFDEFKKDYGKTLLCGYARIDGWAVGIVANQRTMVKNRKGEMQMGGVIYHDSADKAARFILNCNQKKIPLVFLQDVTGFMVGSRSEHEGIIKDGAKMVNAVANSVVPKFTIVVGNSYGAGNYAMCGKAYDPRFIYAWPNAKIAVMGGEQAAKTLLQIQVASLKAQGRSISPEEEKTLLESITRRYQSQTTPYYAAARLWVDGIIDPLETRKVLSEGLAAADQSPITEPMRVGVFQV
- a CDS encoding DUF6580 family putative transport protein, with protein sequence MKKSGQLLLIFAVLLLVSALYRLIPSRPWGFAPQIAMALFSGSVVKDKKLSFLLPLGSMFLSDLLFQLLHNAGMTDMQGFYDGQWVNYVLFTGLTVLGWFVAERNLLQIALGALAGPVLYFFASNAATWAAGGGWHRPHTWAGFVLAMEDGLPFFRGSLYATVLFSALLFGGYALWRRQAGAAIGAH
- a CDS encoding YraN family protein, whose translation is MSDTMDTGKTGEILAADYYRSRGFNVLELNWRHSYYEIDLVAAGEGVLHVVEVKTRRGGSYGFPEESIDHRKLYRLMKAGVRYQQQHPQWKRIQYDVLSIRLHAGAPPEYFLIEDVYA
- the purB gene encoding adenylosuccinate lyase; the encoded protein is MDLQSLTAISPIDGRYRRQVERLDGYFSEFGLIRYRVRIEVEYLFHLSEAGFVALSEPARAALTGLMDGFTTAQAAKIKDIEKITNHDIKAVEYFIKSVLDEAGAGAIKEWVHFGLTSQDINNTAIPLSWKDGLTQEWQPAISGLIANLAGLAQAWKDIPMLARTHGQPASPTRLGKEFMVFVERLRGQAELFGQMPFGAKFGGATGNFNAHHIAYPATDWIAFGNSFVNERLGLARQQFTTQIEHYDGLAAQFDALKRINTTLIDLCRDIWTYISMDYFKQKIKEGEIGSSAMPHKVNPIDFENAEGNLGLANALFEHLSAKLPVSRLQRDLTDSTVLRNLGVPLAHSLLSIRSIERGLEKLILNPDVLHQDLEDNWAVVAEAVQTVLRREQYPNPYEALKALTRGASGINRESMHAFIDGLDVDAKLKAELKKITPQNYTGVVADF
- a CDS encoding menaquinone biosynthetic enzyme MqnA/MqnD family protein, which encodes MEKIWKVGAVSYLNTKPLLYGILRSPQVMRRLELTIDYPSIIAQDLVTGDSDMGLVPVAIIPRLKEHHINGGYCIGTEGEVASVCLFSEVPMEDIQTVLLDYQSRTSVALLKVLLRFHWKRTPTFVNTHEDYRSRIKGTTAGLVIGDRALEQRKISPYIYDLGAAWKAFTGLPFVFAAWISNRPLDEAFIRIFDEACGVGFRELNSVLAENPYPVYDLQTYYTRNISYELTPKKREGLTLFLQYINELQGG
- a CDS encoding T9SS type B sorting domain-containing protein codes for the protein MTSVCVGRLTLNLALLLCAGVARAQLSAAFNHPDTVCLGAPVTLTNQSTGATSYSWNFCNAYTDTVGNNVPGCPDPALTVYSGATPPAFSYSIPGTYTVCLTATAGAATAQACHPIVVKRAPTIVFGTDTFFCAGQTAVLNAPVSPGIKNTWNTGSDSNQLTITVPGTYSLTSTYYGCTLSQTTTAAELANPSVQLPKDTVFCDSGVLKYTTNQPVTFIWNTGSIADTALVTTSGTYWLQLNERGCTALDSIHCKVVPTHSLTLGKDTSFCGPGRLIYHPQDSVGVTYLWNTGSDSSSTAVLSSGTYTLAYMDTGCTATASIQCTVIPKPHIPFPADTTFCDSGMLRYTTLLPVTYYWNTGATGDSLEVTASGLYKLIADNNGCADTSTIQATVAQAPVVVLPADTTFCGPGVLRYVSPLSVTYSWNTGSASAVTTVTTTGLYTLTVDNSGCTATGTSQVTVKPVPQVDLGNDTAVCLSKPFVLDAGDPGDTYLWQDGSTGQMYAVTQAGAYTVTVTDNGCSASSTIHVSAADVPYITLGGPQPICPGETIVLQANPDTAAYTYTWQDGTTGPTHAVTVPGIYTVTATDACTTYTASVDVQTGVCVVRVPNAFTPNGDGYNDVFRVLGTEVVDQFSLTIYDRWGRTVYASRDKEAGWDGGAYPTGTYVYELHFRYALTGSAYMQKGTILLAR
- a CDS encoding LamG domain-containing protein, which encodes MNRILLGLVAIAVAASLTLPNSGCSKTKTVTDTVTVKDTTIVRDTLKVPYDTTYRHINDSLWAYYPLNGNLGDSSGNNHALTLFSGAALGIDMWGNPQSALDFPGGTARGLIADGGNFTAPSWSVSFLGMYRTTHIGFFFTKINYTDATGYSMAIGTDPVAIPDTIRIVLSGNTPANTCTNVGSVTSYILLDSTGPKLQTDAWYHVVATFSAGVLKMYINGVLVSQQTEPITQLAYCSNAGFNLGNWWSQDNGPALNGKIDELRIYTRAISATEVSYLYNKIPKF
- a CDS encoding methyltransferase domain-containing protein, with the translated sequence MLNTLVRKVKRKLGIPLHYPSETSKVRHLVLEYCVGDGCDIGFGGDKIKKERCAGIDFPQPYAHTGKDKVDIGCDVIKDEIPVPDNTYDYVYTSHLIEDFADTRAGLRKFIRILKSNGTLILVFPDQVKYEAQCRKTGQPLNMYHVHADMGQDFMLAALDKIEGIRYSTLFASNCVIDYNVILVLKITKS
- a CDS encoding glycosyltransferase family 9 protein gives rise to the protein MRKRALGDVLWTEPVIRALAARHRRLTVVTKFNDLFLNYPLSNVRFRSSLPFWRKILVRLGIRWRTVVLDDAYEQSPHRHFLEAYQAKAGLPLVREYPRLYLSASEKALHPPKPYVVLHLESFTDKNYRKVYGIDWNQVSAYLAGEGYAVYQLGKNPAPIEGVAHKETTLREMMALLHNAALFIGLDSGPSHIAAALGVPSIVFFGAVNPLYRHFPELWKGLILQGACPYAGCFHEAPDPETMVCRLVGNEGIPVCSLHTTEGVLDAIVTLRQKYIC